From the Astyanax mexicanus isolate ESR-SI-001 chromosome 9, AstMex3_surface, whole genome shotgun sequence genome, one window contains:
- the LOC125804567 gene encoding uncharacterized protein LOC125804567, producing the protein MLKHHGHDVDIQEEGVKNPVDPELLGFIEMWLEQGLSVSETLLKSVDWAERHGHVDKHNRRYYVTPEDIRTIKKSINALFFPDVNDSVSVDILATSELKENISFYQPLSEENPLIIVVQTPWQKELLKLHPHPMMFMDATYKSITSYGYAFYALLLSNSIGRGVPFAYFIVSEESAATLSLCLEKLSSSNPGFYPRSVMVDKDLKELKAIAQVFPSAKVLICWFHVLQAVHRWLVKRDGGNLPVDQRNMVIQAMAAMKVCLTEEEFINTADVKCKELDSYLGSSHVTAYLKPQWISCGQLWSNFGRSFSHENSETNNKAERFFLTIKYQFLKGNTNRRIDQLLRLLCGDLQKYYCYMEDLAEIGRIKGANTEDFSNAVKSMIEKGLDSKCTINENGTYVVPPDTGAQNNTVDLVMVKCDCRRSKSGAMCKHIVFSKTVAQQQGIDIQDIRNSVAKKIISSHSYFSDEETLTVFHSDGSSGTINHRSSNLCTCVANSYGEKCVCVLVRSILFLAQTPCELISNDPVCHKTPMIKSKADLQTMLTDLIKWSQSDKYTKNEELYKTVERAHKLVFTNFCSLSRKRRTTALHAYRQRIKKAQKAVTMNYICKRKSRGKKKK; encoded by the exons atgttaaaacaccatGGACATGATGTTGACATTCAAGAAGAGGGTGTAAAAAACCCTGTTGACCCAGAGCTACTAGGTTTCATTGAAATGTGGCTTGAGCAGGGACTGTCAGTTTCTGAAACACTTTTAAAGAGTGTTGATTGGGCAGAACGTCATGGACATGTAGACAAACACAATCGTCGTTATTATGTTACACCAGAAGACATAAGAACAATCAAAAAGAGCATAAATGCACTATTTTTTCCTGACGTGAATGATAGTGTCAGTGTGGATATTCTAGCCACATCAGAGCTGAAAGAAAACATTTCTTTTTATCAGCCTTTAAGTGAAGAAAATCCATTGATAATTGTAGTGCAGACTCCCTGGCAAAAAGAACTCCTGAAATTACATCCACATCCCATGATGTTCATGGACGCCACCTACAAAAGCATAACTTCGTATGGCTATGCATTCTATGCACTTCTTCTGAGCAACAGCATTGGTAGAGGAGTTCCATTTGCATACTTCATAGTCAGTGAGGAATCAGcagccacactctctctctgtctagaaAAGCTTTCTAGctctaaccctggtttttatcccAG GTCAGTGATGGTTGACAAGGACCTAAAAGAGCTCAAGGCAATAGCACAGGTTTTTCCTTCAGCAAAGGTCCTCATATGCTGGTTTCATGTTCTGCAG gCAGTACACAGGTGGTTGGTAAAGAGAGATGGAGGAAACCTTCCAGTGGACCAAAGAAACATGGTCATTCAGGCAATGGCAGCAATGAAGGTGTGCCTAACG GAAGAGGAGTTCATCAACACAGCCGACGTAAAATGCAAGGAGCTGGATTCCTACCTTGGCAGTTCACATGTAACCGCCTACTTGAAGCCTCAGTGGATTTCTTGTGGACAGCTGTGGTCCAATTTTGGCAGGTCATTCAGTCATGAGAACAGTGAAACCAACAACAAAGCAGAAAG ATTCTTCCTTACAATTAAATATCAGTTTCTAAAGGGAAACACAAACCGGCGGATTGATCAGCTGCTTCGCTTGCTGTGTGGAGATCTCCAGAAATATTATTG TTACATGGAAGACTTGGCAGAAATTGGACGGATCAAGGGAGCCAACACTGAAGACTTTTCTAATGCTGTCAAAAGTATGATTGAGAAAGGGCTTGATTcaaaatgtacaattaatgaaaatGGAACATATGTTGTTCCACCTGATACAGGTGCACAGAATAACACAGTTGATTTGGTGATGGTTAAATGTGACTGCAGAAGATCCAAAAGTGGTGCCATGTGTAAACACATTGTTTTCTCAAAAACAGTTGCACAGCAACAAGGAATAGACATTCAGGACATCAGGAATTCTGttgctaaaaaaataattagcagTCATTCATACTTTTCAGATGAGGAAACCCTCACAGTCTTTCACAGTGATGGGAGTTCAGGAACTATAAATCACAGAAGTTCAAACTTGTGTACATGTGTAGCAAATAGTTATGGTGAGAAATGTGTCTGTGTTTTGGTTCGTAGCATCCTCTTCTTGGCGCAGACACCTTGTGAGCTGATCTCAAATGATCCAGTTTGCCACAAAACACCCATGATAAAGTCAAAGGCTGACTTGCAGACCATGCTAACAGACCTTATTAAATGGAGTCAATCAGACAAGTACACTAAGAATGAAGAACTGTACAAGACAGTCGAGAGGGCACATAAGCTTGTTTTTACAAACTTTTGTAGTCTGTCtagaaaaagaagaacaacagCACTACATGCCTATCGGCAAAGGATAAAGAAAGCACAAAAAGCTGTCACTATGAATTACATTTGTAAACGGAAaagcagagggaaaaaaaaaaaatag